The segment ATCACAGCTGGACAAAAGGGAAGCAAGATCCAGGTACACAATCTCAGCTTCTGTGCTTCTCAATGGTGGGACTACTCACGAgcaacttttcttcctctcttagATTTATGGTCATCACACACATCATCTCAGCAGGTGCCACAAAGGTGAGGATGACAGTAATCAATCACACTACAGTCACCTACTTTGTCCTCTTGGGACTGACAGATCGCCCAGAATTACAGCCTCCTCTCCTTGTGATAATTCTGCTTATCTATGTCATCACACTTGTAGGCAACCTCAGCATGATTGGCTTGATCACGATTGACTTCCAGCTGCAAACGCCCATGTATTTCTTCCTCATTAACTTGTCCATCGTGGATCTCtgttattcttctgtttttattccaagGATGCTCGTAAACTTCTTAGTGGAGAATAAGACTATTTCTTACTCAGGATGCCTCGCccagcatttttcatttgttgtgtTTGTGACCACAGAAGGATTTTTGCTGGCTGCAATGGCTTACGACCGCTATGTTGCTATATGTAGCCCACTGCTTTATACCACTTTTATGGCCAGGAGAGTCTGTGTTTGCC is part of the Coturnix japonica isolate 7356 chromosome 5, Coturnix japonica 2.1, whole genome shotgun sequence genome and harbors:
- the LOC107314258 gene encoding olfactory receptor 1052-like; translation: MVGLLTSNFSSSLRFMVITHIISAGATKVRMTVINHTTVTYFVLLGLTDRPELQPPLLVIILLIYVITLVGNLSMIGLITIDFQLQTPMYFFLINLSIVDLCYSSVFIPRMLVNFLVENKTISYSGCLAQHFSFVVFVTTEGFLLAAMAYDRYVAICSPLLYTTFMARRVCVCLVVGSYLGGLCNSLVHTCGLLKLSFCGPNTINHFFCDTNPLLQLSCSDNHLNELVLVTFSGIIAMSTLLFIIISYLCILSSVLSMGSANRYKAFSTRASHLTAVTLFYGPVSLSHIQPSSRYSQEQEKISAVFYTLFIPMLNPLIYSLQN